The Corallococcus soli genome includes a window with the following:
- a CDS encoding FTR1 family protein has protein sequence MNRAASVTLCLLLALSSTVRAEAPASEEGRTWHRLVGILQYLQADYPAAVSTRSEFELAEQKSFAAEALEAAKELGPAAATFVPKVQAIQARVDQSTDPEGVSRDCGELVESLVLAGGLARSPRKTPDVEQGAKLFQANCAVCHGVDGKAAVDIAATMEPAPANFQDPELMEEGLTPYKAFNTTSFGVPGTAMPAFPTLSEDDRWSLAFFVFTLRQPPCQGEPPRASLERLATATDAELAKEYGADKVACLRRNMPDEDEEKALLAARQSVGNAMRMGAAGDYASARTELLDAYLNGLEPVEPKLRGRDPVLTQKLEEAFLQARLAAERKSPHLQDEGRELLSLLDQARKANGSTTDMLSVAWLTLLILLREGFEATIIVTALLAALKKMKAPEQVRVVHAGWVSALVVGALAYLLGRKLLAGAQREWLEGVTALVAVAMLLYAALWLNARANVSQFMGELRQRMQGALGRGSTFGLFAIAFTSVLRESFETAIFLQGLAVDSAAGVAWGALAGVFALAVLVLFVNRMGYRLPMKTLFNLSTVVLVVTAVMLLGKGIHSLQEVGALPLMPVRFITVDMLGVYPDVLSLVPQALLAAAPLAYWALRRRARAATAGSGDGATQPPPLR, from the coding sequence GTGAATCGCGCCGCCTCCGTCACGCTGTGCCTGCTGCTCGCGTTGTCCTCCACCGTCCGGGCCGAAGCGCCCGCGTCCGAAGAGGGCCGCACCTGGCACCGGCTGGTGGGCATCCTCCAGTACCTCCAGGCGGACTACCCGGCGGCGGTGTCGACGCGCTCCGAGTTCGAGCTGGCGGAGCAGAAGAGCTTCGCGGCGGAGGCGCTGGAGGCGGCGAAGGAGCTGGGCCCGGCGGCGGCCACCTTCGTGCCGAAGGTGCAGGCCATCCAGGCGCGCGTGGACCAGTCCACGGACCCCGAGGGCGTGAGCCGCGACTGCGGTGAGCTGGTGGAGAGCCTGGTGCTGGCGGGGGGCCTCGCGCGCAGTCCTCGAAAGACGCCGGACGTGGAGCAGGGCGCGAAGCTGTTCCAGGCGAACTGCGCGGTGTGCCACGGCGTGGACGGCAAGGCGGCGGTGGACATCGCGGCCACCATGGAGCCCGCGCCAGCGAACTTCCAGGACCCGGAGCTGATGGAGGAGGGCCTGACGCCCTACAAGGCGTTCAACACCACCAGCTTCGGCGTGCCCGGCACCGCGATGCCGGCCTTCCCCACCCTCTCCGAGGACGACCGCTGGTCGCTCGCGTTCTTCGTCTTCACGCTGCGCCAGCCGCCGTGCCAGGGCGAGCCGCCGCGCGCGTCGCTGGAGCGCCTGGCCACCGCCACCGACGCGGAGCTGGCGAAGGAGTACGGCGCGGACAAGGTCGCGTGCCTGCGCCGGAACATGCCGGACGAGGACGAGGAGAAGGCGCTGCTCGCCGCCCGGCAGTCGGTGGGCAACGCGATGCGCATGGGCGCCGCGGGCGACTACGCCAGCGCGAGGACGGAGCTGCTGGACGCGTACCTCAACGGCCTGGAGCCGGTGGAGCCCAAGCTGCGCGGACGCGACCCGGTGCTCACCCAGAAGCTGGAGGAGGCCTTCCTCCAGGCGCGGCTCGCCGCCGAGCGCAAGAGCCCGCACCTGCAGGACGAGGGGCGTGAGCTGCTGTCGCTGCTGGACCAGGCGCGCAAGGCGAACGGCAGCACCACGGACATGCTGTCGGTGGCGTGGCTGACGCTGCTCATCCTGCTACGCGAGGGCTTCGAGGCGACCATCATCGTCACGGCCCTGCTGGCGGCGCTCAAGAAGATGAAGGCCCCGGAGCAGGTGCGCGTGGTGCACGCGGGCTGGGTGTCCGCGCTCGTCGTCGGCGCGCTGGCGTACCTGCTGGGCCGCAAGCTGCTGGCGGGCGCGCAGCGCGAGTGGCTGGAGGGCGTCACCGCGCTCGTCGCCGTGGCCATGCTGCTGTACGCGGCGCTGTGGCTCAACGCGCGCGCCAACGTAAGCCAGTTCATGGGGGAGTTGCGCCAGCGCATGCAGGGCGCGCTGGGCCGGGGCAGCACGTTCGGCCTGTTCGCCATCGCCTTCACGTCGGTGCTGCGCGAGAGCTTCGAGACGGCCATCTTCCTCCAGGGGCTCGCGGTGGACTCCGCGGCGGGCGTGGCCTGGGGCGCGCTGGCGGGCGTCTTCGCGCTGGCGGTGCTGGTGCTCTTCGTCAACCGCATGGGCTACCGCCTGCCCATGAAGACGCTCTTCAACCTCTCCACCGTGGTGCTGGTGGTGACGGCGGTGATGCTGCTGGGCAAGGGCATCCATTCGCTGCAGGAGGTGGGCGCACTGCCGCTGATGCCGGTGCGCTTCATCACCGTGGACATGCTCGGCGTGTACCCGGATGTCCTGTCGTTGGTGCCGCAGGCGTTGCTGGCCGCGGCCCCGCTGGCCTACTGGGCCCTGCGCCGGCGGGCGCGCGCGGCGACGGCCGGGTCAGGCGACGGGGCGACGCAACCGCCGCCCTTGCGGTAG
- a CDS encoding dihydrofolate reductase: MTARLSAIVAMAANRAIGLGNTLPWRLPQDLARFKRLTMGHTLVMGRRTYESIGRPLPGRTTVVLTRQPGWVAPPGVQVAHSVDAALELARADSEVFIAGGADLYAQTVDRWDRLYLTRIARDFPGDAFFPPVDLSAWRLVEEEAHPEADLPFGFLTYER; the protein is encoded by the coding sequence ATGACGGCGCGCCTGTCCGCCATCGTCGCCATGGCGGCGAACCGCGCCATCGGCCTGGGCAACACCCTGCCCTGGCGCCTGCCGCAGGACCTGGCGCGCTTCAAGCGCCTGACGATGGGCCACACCCTCGTCATGGGCCGCAGGACGTACGAATCCATCGGGAGGCCCCTGCCCGGCCGCACCACCGTGGTCCTCACCCGCCAGCCCGGCTGGGTCGCGCCGCCCGGCGTCCAGGTGGCGCACTCCGTGGACGCGGCCCTGGAGCTGGCCCGCGCCGACAGCGAGGTCTTCATCGCCGGGGGCGCGGACCTGTATGCCCAGACGGTGGACCGGTGGGACCGGCTCTACCTCACCCGCATCGCGCGCGACTTCCCGGGCGACGCCTTCTTCCCGCCCGTGGACCTGTCCGCGTGGAGGCTCGTGGAGGAGGAAGCCCACCCGGAGGCGGACCTCCCCTTCGGTTTCCTCACCTACGAGCGGTAG
- a CDS encoding thymidylate synthase, with translation MQQYLSLLDHVLHHGTKKGDRTGTGTLSLFGHQLRFDLTQGFPLVTTKKLHVKSILHELLWMLRGDTSVRSLQEQGVTIWDEWANADGGLGPVYGHQWRSWSTPDGAPVDQMRQLVDGLKKNPDSRRHLVSAWNVADLPAMKLPPCHVMFQFYVADGRLSCQLYQRSADIFLGLPFNIASYSLLTMMVAQATGLVAHEFIHTLGDAHLYLNHVEQAREQLTRAPRALPRMRLNPDVKDLFAFRYEDFTLEGYDPHPAIKAPVAV, from the coding sequence ATGCAGCAATACCTGAGTCTGCTGGACCATGTCCTGCACCACGGTACGAAGAAAGGTGACCGGACCGGCACGGGGACCCTGAGCCTCTTCGGCCACCAGCTCCGCTTCGACCTCACCCAGGGCTTCCCCCTGGTGACGACGAAGAAGCTCCACGTGAAGTCCATCCTGCATGAGCTCCTGTGGATGCTCCGGGGGGACACGAGCGTGCGCTCGCTCCAGGAGCAGGGCGTCACCATCTGGGACGAGTGGGCCAACGCCGACGGCGGCCTGGGCCCCGTGTACGGCCACCAGTGGCGCTCGTGGAGCACGCCGGACGGCGCGCCCGTGGACCAGATGCGGCAGCTGGTGGACGGCCTGAAGAAGAACCCGGACTCGCGCCGGCACCTGGTCAGCGCGTGGAACGTGGCGGACCTGCCCGCCATGAAGCTGCCGCCCTGCCACGTGATGTTCCAGTTCTACGTGGCCGACGGCCGGCTGTCCTGCCAGCTCTACCAGCGCAGCGCGGACATCTTCCTGGGGCTGCCCTTCAACATCGCGTCGTACTCGCTGCTGACGATGATGGTGGCGCAGGCCACGGGCCTCGTCGCGCACGAGTTCATCCACACGCTGGGCGACGCGCACCTGTACCTGAACCATGTGGAGCAGGCCCGGGAGCAGCTCACGCGCGCCCCCCGCGCCCTGCCGCGCATGCGCCTCAACCCGGACGTGAAGGACCTGTTCGCCTTCCGCTACGAGGACTTCACGCTGGAAGGCTACGACCCCCACCCCGCCATCAAGGCGCCCGTGGCCGTATGA
- a CDS encoding cob(I)yrinic acid a,c-diamide adenosyltransferase — translation MKIYTKTGDAGETGLFGGGRIAKDDALVDAYGEVDELNATLGLARTFPLPADLDHFLQRLQDQLFTVGAVLATPPHTKAAAHIPELKPEWVEEMERHIDRYEEELPKMTHFILPGGAPAAAALHLSRTVCRRAERRVVTLLREDKAPPAVAMYLNRLSDLLFVVARLVNFRAGLPDVKWIPEKPSK, via the coding sequence ATGAAGATCTACACGAAGACTGGCGACGCGGGAGAGACGGGCCTGTTCGGCGGCGGACGCATCGCGAAGGACGACGCGCTGGTGGACGCCTACGGCGAGGTGGACGAGCTCAACGCCACGTTGGGGCTCGCTCGGACCTTCCCGCTGCCCGCGGACCTGGACCACTTCCTCCAGCGCCTCCAGGACCAGCTCTTCACGGTGGGGGCGGTGCTGGCCACGCCCCCGCACACCAAGGCGGCGGCGCACATCCCGGAGCTGAAGCCGGAGTGGGTGGAGGAGATGGAGCGCCACATCGACCGCTACGAGGAGGAGCTGCCGAAGATGACGCACTTCATCCTCCCGGGCGGCGCGCCCGCGGCGGCGGCGCTGCACCTGTCGCGCACGGTGTGCCGCCGGGCCGAGCGCCGGGTGGTGACGCTCCTGCGCGAGGACAAGGCTCCGCCCGCGGTGGCCATGTACCTGAACCGCCTGTCGGACCTGCTCTTCGTCGTGGCGCGGCTGGTGAACTTCCGCGCCGGCCTGCCCGACGTGAAGTGGATCCCCGAGAAGCCCTCGAAGTAG
- the queG gene encoding tRNA epoxyqueuosine(34) reductase QueG, translating to MTPLPTARLRDLAQQVGFDLIGFARAEPIPPSSLLSWLEAGYDADMDWMGSRAEERLDVSVLLPGAKTVLSFANNYYRDDASSQGSPIARYARGRDYHSTLRDRMKAFRKTLNAWYPGLGSYGGVDSGPMMEKVWAARGGLGYVGKNGCLITESHGSWVLLATLILDAEVDAYPEGPVADRCGSCRRCLMACPTGALVGHRQVDARACLSYQTIENRDRDVPESFRFKFDNLIFGCDICQQVCPLNRKPVHTEDARFMPRAVASLGTVELAALTPEQYKELIPGTALARARYDGLRRNAVYALGVARQAQARSLLEKLSDDSSELVRSAAKWALLQLES from the coding sequence GTGACTCCGCTGCCCACCGCCCGGCTCCGGGACCTCGCCCAGCAGGTGGGCTTCGACCTCATCGGCTTCGCCCGCGCGGAGCCCATCCCCCCGTCGTCGCTGCTGTCGTGGCTGGAGGCCGGCTACGACGCGGACATGGACTGGATGGGGTCGCGCGCGGAGGAGCGGCTGGACGTGTCGGTGCTGCTGCCGGGCGCGAAGACGGTGCTCTCCTTCGCCAACAACTACTACCGGGACGACGCGTCGTCGCAGGGCTCGCCCATCGCGCGCTACGCGCGGGGCCGGGACTACCACTCCACGCTGCGCGACCGGATGAAGGCGTTCCGCAAGACGCTCAACGCCTGGTACCCGGGGCTGGGCAGCTACGGCGGCGTGGACAGCGGCCCCATGATGGAGAAGGTCTGGGCCGCGCGCGGGGGCCTGGGGTACGTGGGGAAGAACGGCTGCCTCATCACGGAGTCGCACGGCTCGTGGGTGCTGCTGGCCACGCTCATCCTGGACGCGGAGGTGGACGCGTATCCGGAGGGCCCGGTGGCGGACCGCTGCGGTTCCTGCCGGCGGTGCCTCATGGCGTGTCCCACGGGCGCGCTGGTGGGCCACCGGCAGGTGGATGCGCGGGCGTGCCTGTCGTACCAGACCATCGAGAACCGCGACCGTGACGTGCCGGAGTCGTTCCGCTTCAAGTTCGACAACCTCATCTTCGGCTGCGACATCTGCCAGCAGGTGTGCCCGCTCAACCGCAAGCCGGTGCACACGGAGGACGCGCGCTTCATGCCCCGCGCGGTGGCGTCGCTGGGCACGGTGGAGCTGGCCGCGCTGACGCCCGAGCAATACAAGGAACTCATCCCCGGCACGGCGCTGGCCCGCGCGCGCTACGACGGTTTGAGGCGCAACGCTGTCTATGCGCTGGGCGTGGCACGGCAGGCGCAGGCCCGGTCGCTGCTCGAAAAGCTCAGCGATGACTCCAGCGAACTGGTACGCAGCGCCGCGAAATGGGCGCTTCTCCAACTGGAGTCGTGA
- a CDS encoding DMT family transporter, with protein MGASPTGVVTPPAVTPLGRVYAALTVQVLISAGTYLAAKRAMTELSPFTVVLWRFLVCGVAFTLLLALTPGPKLPPRSEWRRVALLGLMGGPVNQTLFFSGLSRSTSAHAALLYALTPLGVYVASLMLGRERASRRATAGILTALVGVVVLLLGRGLASARVSVLGDLLILTAVVAWVIYTTEGRPLAAEHGALRATAWTMTVATALQLPLIPFVLQPEQVWAASLTAKAAIVYLGLMTSVVAYLLWYYALSKVPASKVAIFSNLQPAATALAAWAFLDEALHWELALGGALVLLGVRLTQAAPVKPPPVVVRAG; from the coding sequence ATGGGCGCTTCTCCAACTGGAGTCGTGACACCGCCCGCCGTCACCCCGCTCGGGCGGGTGTACGCGGCGCTGACGGTGCAGGTGCTGATCAGCGCGGGCACATACCTGGCGGCCAAGCGGGCGATGACGGAGCTGTCGCCGTTCACCGTGGTGCTGTGGCGCTTCCTCGTGTGCGGCGTGGCGTTCACGCTGCTGCTCGCGCTGACGCCAGGGCCGAAGCTGCCACCGCGCTCGGAGTGGAGGCGCGTGGCGCTGCTGGGCCTGATGGGCGGGCCGGTGAACCAGACGCTGTTCTTCTCCGGGCTGTCGCGCTCCACGTCGGCGCACGCGGCGCTGCTCTACGCGCTGACGCCGCTGGGCGTGTACGTGGCCAGCCTCATGCTGGGGCGTGAGCGGGCAAGCCGGCGCGCGACGGCGGGCATCCTCACCGCGCTGGTGGGCGTGGTGGTGCTGCTGCTGGGGCGGGGGCTCGCGAGCGCGCGGGTTTCGGTCCTGGGAGACCTGCTCATCCTCACGGCGGTGGTGGCGTGGGTCATCTACACGACGGAGGGCAGGCCGCTGGCCGCGGAGCACGGCGCGCTGCGCGCCACGGCGTGGACCATGACGGTGGCCACGGCGTTGCAGTTGCCGCTCATCCCGTTCGTGCTCCAGCCCGAGCAGGTGTGGGCCGCGAGCCTCACGGCGAAGGCCGCCATCGTGTACCTGGGGCTGATGACGTCGGTGGTGGCGTACCTGCTCTGGTACTACGCGCTGTCGAAGGTGCCCGCGTCGAAGGTGGCCATCTTCTCCAACCTGCAACCGGCCGCGACGGCGCTCGCGGCCTGGGCCTTCCTGGATGAGGCCCTGCACTGGGAGCTGGCGCTGGGCGGCGCGCTGGTGCTCCTGGGCGTGCGGCTGACGCAGGCCGCGCCGGTGAAGCCCCCTCCGGTGGTGGTGCGCGCGGGCTGA
- a CDS encoding MTAP family purine nucleoside phosphorylase, producing MPAVKVGIIGGHTLHQALGLQGRGEHLTIETPFGPHSSPLIATELDGVPVVFVSRHGQGHVHNATRSPYRANLFALKVLGVTHVLATGTVGSLREHIQPLHLALPDQVIDRTYRRPCTFYDDVAVHVELAQPFCSTLRQALIDASPRSDTVVHPTGNYVCIEGPSLSTQAESQLYRSWGCDLIGLTAMPEARLAREAEMHYALIALPTDHDSWRPQPVGQEPEALLPQLSQRLEAVTAHGAALLRRALPRIAGTAPQCRCDSALALAIFTDRARIPAEVRSRLRPLIGRYLPSGVV from the coding sequence ATGCCGGCGGTCAAGGTGGGCATCATCGGAGGCCACACCCTCCATCAGGCCCTGGGCCTCCAGGGCCGGGGCGAGCACCTCACCATCGAGACGCCCTTCGGCCCCCACAGCTCGCCGCTCATCGCCACGGAGCTGGACGGCGTCCCCGTCGTCTTCGTCTCCCGCCACGGCCAGGGCCACGTCCACAACGCCACCCGCTCCCCCTACCGCGCCAACCTCTTCGCCCTGAAGGTCCTGGGCGTCACCCACGTCCTCGCCACCGGCACCGTGGGCAGCCTGCGCGAACACATCCAGCCGCTCCATTTGGCCCTGCCGGATCAGGTCATCGACCGGACCTACCGCCGCCCCTGCACCTTCTACGACGACGTCGCGGTGCACGTGGAGCTGGCCCAGCCCTTCTGCTCCACCCTGCGCCAGGCCCTCATCGACGCGTCCCCTCGGTCCGACACCGTGGTGCACCCCACGGGCAACTACGTGTGCATCGAAGGCCCCTCGCTCAGCACCCAGGCGGAGAGCCAGCTCTACCGCTCCTGGGGGTGTGACCTCATCGGACTCACCGCGATGCCCGAGGCCCGGCTCGCCCGCGAGGCGGAGATGCACTACGCGCTCATCGCGCTGCCCACCGACCACGACTCCTGGCGTCCCCAGCCCGTGGGCCAGGAGCCCGAGGCCCTCCTGCCGCAGCTCTCCCAGCGCCTGGAGGCCGTCACCGCCCACGGGGCCGCCCTCCTGCGCCGCGCGCTGCCGCGCATCGCCGGCACCGCGCCCCAGTGCCGCTGCGACAGCGCGCTCGCGCTGGCCATCTTCACCGACCGTGCGCGCATCCCCGCCGAGGTGCGCTCCCGCCTGCGCCCCCTCATTGGGCGCTACCTGCCCTCGGGCGTCGTCTAG
- a CDS encoding YihY/virulence factor BrkB family protein: MGLPRLKYLTWREFGRRFWKEMEEDTVTDVAAQLSYYFLFSLFPFLFFLVTLVAYLPFAPGAVDAMMDRIRPLVPGDALGLMSQHLTSLVGETRPKLLTVGLLVALWTSSRGVDALRKALNMAYDVPESRPYWKTQGLALVVTLVGGLLIPLSFAILLLGGRVGAWAADKLALIDEFHLLWSWLRWPFTAGLVMLMLSLCYYLLPDVKQRFKYITPGSVVGTLAWLGSTWGFTQYVEHFGKYDVTYGSIGGVVVLLLWLYITGLIFILGGELNAILEHASVEGKAKGARDFGQPAPLEPPLKTPGAAKSASSARKTRLALFRRRRRVAEGKDPEPPGFLPDGSDNPPVH, from the coding sequence ATGGGGCTGCCACGGCTCAAGTACCTGACGTGGAGGGAGTTCGGTCGGCGCTTCTGGAAGGAGATGGAGGAGGACACCGTCACCGACGTGGCGGCGCAGCTGTCCTACTACTTCCTCTTCTCCCTGTTCCCCTTCCTGTTCTTCCTCGTCACGCTGGTGGCCTACCTGCCGTTCGCGCCCGGCGCGGTGGACGCGATGATGGACCGCATCCGTCCGCTGGTGCCCGGCGACGCGCTGGGCCTCATGAGCCAGCACCTGACGTCCCTCGTCGGTGAGACGCGCCCCAAGCTGCTCACGGTGGGTCTGCTCGTCGCGCTGTGGACGTCCTCGCGCGGCGTGGACGCCCTGCGCAAGGCGCTCAACATGGCGTACGACGTGCCGGAGTCCCGGCCCTACTGGAAGACGCAGGGCCTGGCGCTGGTGGTGACGCTGGTGGGCGGGCTGCTCATCCCGCTGTCCTTCGCCATCCTGCTGCTGGGCGGGCGCGTGGGCGCGTGGGCCGCGGACAAGCTGGCGCTCATCGACGAGTTCCACCTCCTCTGGTCCTGGCTGCGCTGGCCCTTCACCGCGGGGCTGGTGATGCTGATGCTGTCGCTCTGCTACTACCTGCTGCCGGACGTGAAGCAGCGCTTCAAGTACATCACCCCGGGGTCGGTGGTGGGCACGCTGGCGTGGCTGGGCAGCACCTGGGGCTTCACGCAGTACGTGGAGCACTTCGGCAAGTACGACGTCACCTACGGCTCCATCGGTGGCGTGGTGGTGCTGCTGCTGTGGCTCTACATCACCGGGCTCATCTTCATCCTCGGCGGGGAGCTCAACGCCATCCTCGAACACGCCTCCGTGGAGGGGAAGGCCAAGGGCGCGCGCGACTTCGGTCAGCCCGCGCCCCTGGAGCCGCCGCTCAAGACGCCCGGCGCGGCCAAGAGCGCCAGCAGCGCCCGGAAGACGCGGCTGGCCCTGTTCCGCAGGAGGCGCCGGGTGGCCGAGGGCAAGGACCCGGAGCCTCCCGGCTTCCTGCCCGACGGCAGCGACAACCCGCCCGTGCACTGA